The sequence GGGTCTTGGGGCTGATGTCGTGAAGACTCTTGCGAATCTCGCCAAACCTCATTTTGCCGCCCGCTAGATTTTTGATAATCAAAAATGACCACTTGCCTCCAATGATGTTGAGGGCTTTTTCGGTCACACACTCCGCTCCGCCTTCACACTTTGGGACTATTTTTTCCATCTTTTTCCTCCTTTAGTTTCTTTTAGGTAATTATATGGTGAAAATGTAACTACTTGCAATTATATAGTTATTGAATTAAAATTCCAAGGTCTTTATTAAAAATTGAGGAGAAAACCACTCATGAAAGTTGTAGCGATCAATGGAAGCCCCAAAAGCAATGGAAACACCGCCCAGATGATTGACATCATTACCGATGAACTGAATCAAGAGGGGATTGAGACTGAGGTGTTGCATGTGGGAAACAAGATGATTCGAGGCTGTTTTGGCTGTGGGGCTTGCTACAAGAATCAAGATGAGCGCTGTATCGCCAAAGAGGATGACTCTTTTGTGAATGAGTGCATTCAAAAGATGAAAGAGGCCGAGGGGCTCATTCTCGCGTCTCCGGTACACTGGGCGGGAATCGCGGGCGCAATGAAATCTTTTTTGGATCGTGTTTTTTATGTTTCAAGCGCCAATGGCAACCTCTTTCGCCATAAAGTGGGAGCGAGTGTTGTCGCCGTGAGGCGTTCTGGAGGGGTGACGACCTTTGATCAGCTCAACCACTACCTAACCTATGCAGAGATGTTTATGCCCACGACCAACTATTGGAATGTCGGTCATGGGAGGATTCCTGGAGAGGTGCATGAAGATGCCGAAGGGGTGCAAATCGCTAGAGTGCTTGGCAAAAATATGGCTCTTACGCTAAAGATGGTCCAAAATGCCAAAGAGCATCACCTCGTCTTTCCCGAAAAAGAGGCAAAAATCATGACCAACTTTGTCCGCTAGGGCTTCACTCCTCCAACTGGTTTGCCACGCTCCCTGAGTAGAGAATCGTATTGGCATCAAGATTCTCATCGCACAACATCTCAGGCACATTGGGGCTTTGGGTGAGCTTCTGGCGCTCTAGCTCTAGCTCCTCTTCAGAATAGGAGTAGATCATCTCCGCTGAGAGCACTCCTTGGGTCGCTTCGATGGCTTTGAGGATTTTCACCTCCTCATTAAGGCTCTCCGCTTCGAGAGTAAGGATGATTCTCCCTAGCTCATCATGCAGATGATACTCGCAAGAGGGAATCTCTTGGAGGCGTTTGATAGACGCCTCTAGATCCTCGGGCTTGACCTTGGCAACAACACTAGAAATATTCATGGTAACCTCCATCGTAAGATTCTTCTCTCATCCGCTCCGCTCACAAGCTCCTTCTCATCAATAAAAAGAAGGGTGTTGAGTGTGGCTTGATGTCCTTTAAGTGTGGCAATAGGGGCTTTGGTGCGAATTTCAAAGAGGGCGATATCGCTCTCTTCGTTTTTCATATAGGCGCCTCTCTCGCCTTTGGGGCTAATTCCCACCGCATAGATGAGAAACCCCCCTTCAAGTGATTCGGCTGAGCCTCTAGAGAGCGAGAAAATCCCCACGCGCCGATCTTGTCCCGCGCTTAGAATCGTCTCTTTGGCCATGGCGAGCTGATAGACATTATCCTTGTGGATTCCTTTGAGCTTTTTGAGGATGGAGCCATTTTGGCTATCCACAATATCGATCTCCCCGCTCTCATTGGTCGCCGCCAACCTCCCTCTTGTCTCGCTTAGCGCGAGGTCAGAGAAGGTGGAGAGGGAGAGTTGGGTGCGGTAGAGGAATCGGCGGCCAGAGAGCTCAAAGAGGGCGATTTCATTGCTGGTGAGCGCAAGGAGAAGGGTGTTGGGCGTGATGAATCGAGCCTCTTTGATGCTGAGCTGATCTTTTGTAGAGAAGAGCTTCTCTAATTTCTCGTTTTGATACAAAAAGAGCGCGCGTCCGCCATCGCTATCCTCGCTCAAAATAAGCAGCGTCTGCCCATCGAGTGTATCGATTCCAAAGATTTTAGGGGGATAAGAATCCTCAAAAAAGCTTTTGATAGGAGGGAGCTTGAGGCTTTGGAGGTGGCGATTCTCTTTGAGGTCAA comes from Wolinella succinogenes DSM 1740 and encodes:
- a CDS encoding winged helix-turn-helix transcriptional regulator, whose translation is MEKIVPKCEGGAECVTEKALNIIGGKWSFLIIKNLAGGKMRFGEIRKSLHDISPKTLTVKLKELEEHEILTRTLYPTIPPSVEYALTPKGEEMIEIIEAIKKWGEKWT
- a CDS encoding flavodoxin family protein: MKVVAINGSPKSNGNTAQMIDIITDELNQEGIETEVLHVGNKMIRGCFGCGACYKNQDERCIAKEDDSFVNECIQKMKEAEGLILASPVHWAGIAGAMKSFLDRVFYVSSANGNLFRHKVGASVVAVRRSGGVTTFDQLNHYLTYAEMFMPTTNYWNVGHGRIPGEVHEDAEGVQIARVLGKNMALTLKMVQNAKEHHLVFPEKEAKIMTNFVR
- a CDS encoding chaperone NapD — encoded protein: MNISSVVAKVKPEDLEASIKRLQEIPSCEYHLHDELGRIILTLEAESLNEEVKILKAIEATQGVLSAEMIYSYSEEELELERQKLTQSPNVPEMLCDENLDANTILYSGSVANQLEE
- a CDS encoding WD40 repeat domain-containing protein translates to MKTIFSLYLILGVTLLGAEPLLRPASELIATGNVVSLERHGERLFAATDSGVVDFFDLKENRHLQSLKLPPIKSFFEDSYPPKIFGIDTLDGQTLLILSEDSDGGRALFLYQNEKLEKLFSTKDQLSIKEARFITPNTLLLALTSNEIALFELSGRRFLYRTQLSLSTFSDLALSETRGRLAATNESGEIDIVDSQNGSILKKLKGIHKDNVYQLAMAKETILSAGQDRRVGIFSLSRGSAESLEGGFLIYAVGISPKGERGAYMKNEESDIALFEIRTKAPIATLKGHQATLNTLLFIDEKELVSGADERRILRWRLP